In Phragmites australis chromosome 17, lpPhrAust1.1, whole genome shotgun sequence, the following are encoded in one genomic region:
- the LOC133897684 gene encoding chromatin remodeling protein EBS-like, with product MAKTKQGKRDVESYTIKGTNRIVRVGDCVLMRSSDTDNAPYVARVEAMESDGRGGVRVRVRWYYRPEEAKGGRRPFHGAKELFLSDHFDTQSAHTIDGKCIVHSFKNYTKLDNVGPEDFYCRFDYKAATGSFTPDRVAVYCKCEMPYNPDDLMVQCEGCKDWFHPSCMGMTIEQAKKIDHYMCSDCVKENGGKRPSNSYSVSPNSDSKLESKRRKR from the exons atggccaagacgaagcagggcAAGAGGGACGTTGAGTCCTACACCATCAAGGGCACCAACAGGATCGTCCGAG TGGGGGACTGCGTGCTGATGCGGTCGTCGGACACGGACAACGCGCCGTACGTGGCGCGGGTGGAGGCGATGGAGTCGGACGGGCGCGGGGGCGTGCGTGTGCGGGTGCGCTGGTACTACCGGCCGGAGGAGGCCAAGGGCGGCCGGCGGCCGTTCCACGGCGCCAAGGAGCTCTTCCTCTCCGATCACTTCGACACGCAGAGCGCGCACACCATCGATGGCAAGTGCATCGTCCATTCCTTCAAGAACTACACCAAGCTCGACAACGTCGGCCCCGAGGACTTCTACTGCCGATTTGATTACAAGGCCGCCACCGGTTCATTTACCCCTGACCGTGTTGCCGT GTATTGCAAGTGCGAGATGCCGTACAACCCAGATGACCTCATGGTGCAGTGTGAGGGATGCAAAGACTG GTTCCATCCTTCCTGTATGGGAATGACCATTGAGCAGGCAAAAAAGATAGATCATTACATGTGCTCCGATTGTGTTAAAGAAAATGGTGGAAAGAGACCTTCAAATTCATACTCAGTTTCACCAAACTCTGATTCAAAG CTTGAGTCAAAAAGGCGGAAGAGATAA